Proteins encoded in a region of the Diospyros lotus cultivar Yz01 chromosome 9, ASM1463336v1, whole genome shotgun sequence genome:
- the LOC127810467 gene encoding probable RNA-dependent RNA polymerase 1, giving the protein MGKTIKVYGFPVHVTAEPIKDFLEGHTGKGTVDALEVKKPRYGGPRSYAIVQFTTVGSAEYIISLANQANQRLWFGSSYLRACTMDLDIVQKPNVILYDMESIILHFGSRISRDTISVLMKNANTSAKFGFGLRKLYFFLSYLSVEYKLELSYENILQIELRRPGGRTAQFLLIQLLGAPRIYKKIEESFFSFYKETPEDNWVRTIDFTPSGHIGQSSALCLEFGYDLQLPNFSSYFPSYQENEGPFTLEEGFTYSQNLQPVPIVGPPQGHKLPYSILFKVSMLVQSGYLPGPVLDDSFFRLVDPQRIDIVFIERALEILSHLSECCYDPVMWLKTQYTNYLKSRPKKPTITLHDGLVYVRRALITPSKVYFYGPEVNMSNRVLRNFRKDIDNFLRVSFVDEELDKMYSTDLRPRIASSNEEKRTDIYTRILSILREGIVIGDLKFEFLAFSSSQLRDNSVWMFALRPGLTAADIRRWMGDFSQIKNAAKYAARLGQSFGSSRETLSVARYETEVLRDVEVVRDGIKYVFSDGIGKISADFARRVAIKCGLEGWTPSAFQIRYGGYKGVVAVDPTSSRKLSLRKSMCKYESKNKKLDVLAWSKYQPCYLNRQLITLLSTLGVGDCIFEKKQREAIYQLDDILTDPLRAQEALELMSPGENTKILKEMLVCGYKPDAEPFLSMMLQTFRAAKLLEMRTKTRIFVHGGRSMMGCLDETRSLEYGQVFVQYSSAGHRPFFDNSSAYGVTVSERHKVILKRKVVVAKNPCLHPGDVRVLKAVDVPALHHMVDCVVFPQKGTRPHPSECSGSDLDGDIYFVCWDPDLIPRRQVKPMDYTAASSILLDHDVTIEEVQEYFTNYIVNDSLGIIANAHTVFADREPLKAMSDSCIQLAKLFSIAVDFPKTGVPAEIPSHLRVKEYPDFMEKPPDKTTYESQNVIGKLFREVRHTAPQSSSVKSFFTSEVAKKSYDLDMEVDGFEDYLDDAFDYKKEYDFKLGNLMDYYGIKTEAELLSGIMKMSKTFDKRRDSEAIGLAVMSLRKKARTWFNMKSGGSDVVTDDSYAKASAWYHVTYHPNYWGQYNDEGMKRDHFLSFPWCVYDKLILIKKDKLSFRMALQSSSLEGKFSSGLSLK; this is encoded by the exons ATGGGAAAGACAATTAAGGTGTATGGATTTCCTGTCCATGTGACTGCAGAACCAATTAAGGATTTCTTAGAGGGACACACAGGGAAAGGAACTGTAGATGCATTAGAGGTTAAGAAGCCAAGGTATGGTGGTCCAAGATCGTATGCCATAGTTCAATTTACAACAGTGGGAAGTGCTGAGTATATTATCTCCTTGGCCAATCAGGCCAATCAACGGCTGTGGTTTGGGAGTTCTTATTTAAGGGCATGCACAATGGATCTTGATATTGTTCAAAAGCCAAACGTCATTCTTTATGACATGGAAAGCATAATTTTGCATTTCGGTTCTCGGATCTCAAGGGATACAATTTCAGTGCTAATGAAAAATGCAAATACCTCTGCGAAATTTGGTTTTGGACTAAGGAAACTGTATTTCTTCCTCTCCTATCTTTCTGTAGAGTACAAACTTGAGCTCTCCTATGAGAACATCTTGCAGATTGAACTTCGTCGTCCAGGTGGTCGAACAGCACAGTTTCTTCTCATTcag TTGCTTGGTGCACCTCGAATCtacaagaaaattgaagaatCATTCTTCAGCTTCTATAAGGAAACACCTGAGGACAATTGGGTCCGGACTATTGATTTCACTCCATCAGGCCACATTGGCCAATCCTCTGCTCTGTGCTTGGAATTTGGATATGATCTTCAACTTCCAAACTTCAGTTCGTATTTTCCATCTTATCAGGAAAATGAAGGCCCATTTACCTTGGAAGAAGGTTTTACTTATTCACAGAATTTACAGCCAGTCCCCATTGTGGGACCTCCCCAAGGACATAAATTGCCATATAGCATATTATTCAAGGTATCTATGTTGGTTCAGAGTGGATATCTTCCGGGGCCTGTTCTTGATGACAGTTTTTTTCGGTTGGTTGATCCCCAGAGAATAGACATTGTGTTTATTGAACGTGCACTAGAGATACTATCCCATTTAAGTGAATGCTGCTATGATCCTGTGATGTGGCTCAAAACTCAATACACGAATTACCTCAAATCAAGACCAAAGAAGCCTACTATTACCTTGCATGATGGTTTGGTGTATGTGCGCAGGGCGTTAATAACCCCCAGCAAAGTTTATTTTTATGGTCCCGAGGTTAATATGTCAAATCGTGTTCTACGCAATTTTCGTAAGGATATTGATAATTTTCTCAGAGTCTCCTTTGTTGATGAGGAATTGGATAAAATGTATTCAACCGATTTGCGTCCACGTATAGCTTCTTCAAATGAGGAAAAAAGAACTGATATTTATACAAGGATACTGTCAATTCTTAGAGAAGGCATAGTTATTGGCGATTTGAAGTTTGAGTTTCTAGCCTTTTCCTCAAGCCAGTTACGAGATAATTCTGTATGGATGTTTGCCTTAAGACCTGGGCTAACTGCTGCTGATATTAGAAGGTGGATGGGTGATTTTTCACAGATAAAAAACGCAGCAAAGTATGCTGCCAGACTTGGTCAATCTTTTGGTTCCTCTAGGGAAACTTTGAGCGTTGCTAGGTATGAAACTGAAGTACTTCGTGACGTAGAGGTCGTAAGAGATGGAATCAAATATGTTTTCTCTGATGGCATTGGAAAAATATCTGCTGACTTTGCTCGGAGGGTGGCCATAAAATGTGGACTTGAAGGTTGGACTCCATCTGCCTTTCAGATTAGGTATGGTGGATACAAAGGAGTTGTAGCTGTTGATCCCACTTCATCAAGGAAACTGTCTTTAAGAAAGAGTATGTGTAAGTAtgaatcaaagaataaaaaGTTAGATGTTTTAGCGTGGAGCAAATATCAACCTTGCTACTTGAATCGCCAATTGATCACGCTGCTATCTACTCTTGGGGTTGGGGATTGTATCTTTGAAAAGAAGCAAAGGGAAGCAATATATCAACTGGATGACATCTTAACTGATCCATTGAGGGCACAAGAAGCACTGGAATTGATGTCTCCAGGGGAGAATACTAAGATCCTCAAAGAAATGCTTGTGTGTGGCTATAAGCCTGATGCTGAACCATTTCTTTCTATGATGCTACAAACATTCCGCGCTGCCAAGTTACTGGAAATGAGAACCAAAACAAGGATATTTGTCCATGGAGGGCGATCAATGATGGGATGCCTAGATGAAACCAGAAGCTTGGAATATGGGCAGGTATTTGTTCAATATTCTAGTGCTGGGCATAGGCCATTTTTTGATAATTCGTCTGCGTATGGTGTTACTGTCTCGGAACGGcataaagttattttaaaaaggaaagTAGTTGTTGCCAAGAACCCATGCTTGCACCCTGGTGATGTTCGAGTCCTGAAGGCTGTTGACGTGCCAGCCTTGCATCATATGGTGGATTGTGTTGTTTTTCCACAGAAAGGAACGAG ACCTCATCCTAGTGAATGTTCAGGAAGTGATTTAGATGGAGATATTTACTTCGTCTGTTGGGACCCTGATTTGATTCCAAGGAGACAAGTTAAACCCATGGATTATACCGCAGCATCAAGCATTTTGTTGGATCATGATGTTACAATTGAG GAAGTtcaggagtatttcacaaactATATTGTTAACGACAGTTTAGGAATAATAGCAAATGCCCACACAGTTTTTGCTGATAGGGAACCCCTTAAAGCAATGAGTGATTCTTGCATACAGCTCGCGAAGCTATTCTCAATTGCAGTTGATTTCCCAAAGACTGGCGTGCCCGCTGAAATCCCATCTCATTTACGTGTCAAGGAATATCCAGATTTTATGGAGAAGCCTCCTGATAAGACTACTTATGAGTCACAAAATGTTATTGGAAAGCTTTTTCGAGAAGTTAGACACACTGCACCACAATCAAGCTCTGTCAAATCCTTCTTTACAAGCGAAGTAGCAAAGAAGTCATATGATCTTGACATGGAAGTGGATGGTTTTGAAGATTACCTAGATGATGCTTTTGATTACAAAAAAGAGTATGATTTCAAGTTGGGAAACCTTATGGATTATTATGGGATCAAAACAGAAGCTGAATTGCTCAGTGGTATTATGAAAATGTCAAAAACTTTTGACAAGAGGAGGGATTCTGAAGCCATTGGCTTGGCCGTAATGTCACTGAGGAAGAAAGCTAGAACATGGTTCAACATGAAGTCAGGTGGATCGGATGTTGTAACTGATGATAGTTATGCAAAAGCGTCAGCTTGGTACCATGTCACCTACCATCCTAATTATTGGGGTCAATACAATGATGAAGGAATGAAACGAGACCATTTCCTTAGCTTTCCATGGTGCGTGTATGACAAGCTTATCCTTATTAAAAAGGACAAATTAAGTTTTAGAATGGCTCTCCAATCATCCTCACTTGAAGGGAAGTTTAGCAGTGGCTTGAGTTTGAAATAG